One genomic region from Amaranthus tricolor cultivar Red isolate AtriRed21 chromosome 12, ASM2621246v1, whole genome shotgun sequence encodes:
- the LOC130828183 gene encoding magnesium transporter MRS2-F-like encodes MAWKRNNQNRSMLMEEVMTWGPRATPHHHNQAKRRQGIGTRVWLMISDTGDSCLDEISKHQIMRRTGLPARDLRALDPVLSYPSSIFGRERAIVVNLEHIKAIITATEVLMINSSNPLVVEFVEDLSQRIAGAFQKAKESNDPYVGGEEKSSHRHGSSAKPLIRRKSGGLGKAIDALNVAIKGSIGKNTVDASLIPCSGPISLPFEFRALEACLESACRCLETETQTLEQEAYPALDQLTSQISTLILDRVRQIKSRLVAISGRVQKVRDQLENLLDDDDDMAEMYLTEKLKLSMEQGLSMRNSLRTSMRTEPGDHLVDVDEMDDEEDSKSFVYSDSYTYVKPNIEELEMLLEAYFAQVEGISQKLSAMSEYVGDTEDYINIMLDDKQNQLLQMGVMLSTANMIINGGIVVCGIFGMNIHIPLFDGENRQFLETAFGTTFGCIITYLLAIGWGRKKYLLSF; translated from the exons ATGGCGTGGAAACGTAACAATCAAAATCGAAGCATGTTAATGGAAGAAGTAATGACATGGGGTCCAAGAGCTACGCCACATCATCATAACCAAGCTAAGAGAAGGCAAGGGATAGGAACCAGGGTATGGTTAATGATCTCAGATACAGGGGATTCTTGCCTTGATGAAATATCAAAACACCAAATTATGCGTCGTACCGGGCTGCCGGCACGTGACCTCCGTGCTCTTGACCCGGTTTTGTCGTACCCATCTTCGATATTTGGGCGTGAACGGGCTATTGTTGTAAATCTGGAGCATATCAAGGCCATTATTACTGCTACTGAGGTTCTTATGATTAATTCTTCTAATCCTCTAGTTGTTGAGTTTGTTGAAGATCTTAGCCAACGTATTGCCGGTGCTTTTCAAAAG GCCAAGGAGAGTAATGATCCATACGTGGGAGGAGAGGAAAAGAGTTCTCATCGACATGGTAGTTCTGCAAAACCATTGATCAGAAGAAAATCAGGGGGACTTGGAAAAGCTATAGATGCATTAAATGTGGCAATTAAAGGAAGCATTGGAAAAAATACGGTTGATGCATCCTTAATCCCATGTAGCGGTCCTATATCATTGCCATTCGAGTTCAGGGCACTTGAAGCTTGTCTAGAATCTGCTTGTAGGTGCCTTGAAACCGAG ACTCAAACCCTGGAGCAGGAGGCATATCCTGCACTTGACCAACTAACTTCTCAAATTAGCACACTTATTCTTGATCGTGTAAGGCAAATAAAGAGCCGTTTGGTTGCAATTTCCGGTCGCGTGCAAAAG GTGAGGGATCAACTTGAAAATTTGTTGGATGATGACGATGACATGGCAGAGATGTATCTGACTGAAAAGCTTAAGCTTTCAATGGAACAAGGACTTTCCATGAGAAATTCCTTGAGAACTTCCATGAGAACAGAACCTGGGGACCACCTAGTTGATGTTGATGAAAT GGATGATGAAGAAGATTCAAAGTCTTTTGTATATTCTGATTCATACACTTATGTTAAGCCAAATATTGAAGAGCTAGAAATGTTGTTAGAAGCATACTTTGCACAAGTAGAGGGGATTTCACAGAAGTTGTCCGCT ATGAGCGAGTACGTAGGGGACACAGAGGACTACATCAACATAATGTTAGACGACAAACAGAACCAACTGTTGCAAATGGGAGTGATGCTTAGTACAGCAAACATGATTATAAATGGAGGGATTGTTGTATGTGGGATATTTGGAATGAACATTCATATCCCTTTATTTGATGGAGAAAACAGACAGTTTTTGGAAACTGCCTTTGGCACTACTTTTGGTTGTATTATCACGTATTTACTTGCTATAGGTTGGGGTAGGAAGAAGTATCTCTTATCCTTCTAA